In a single window of the Streptacidiphilus sp. P02-A3a genome:
- a CDS encoding M28 family peptidase has protein sequence MTNSLLQHCLRLVPTDEVIRHVEQICRYDRYQGSTGLEQAAQLVAEAATAAGLTDVRIDRFPADGTAQWWSWRAPVSWTPVAAVLDVYDGPDRVIRIDHAEQPFSVATYSAPTSAGGCDAGLVRVGPSTDGLELKGALAVVERSCFGRAHLLEELSAAGAVGFVTDAPWKGTPDAVHTGRIELPPDSILSAFSVTPAQLDRIATAADHGGRARMTVEVDRSAAMPVVSGVLPGTDASAGEIWLTGHLCHPRPGANDNASGVAALLGVAAALSAGRRAVAGFGTRGSIRFFWGPEFLGQAAVLHQYVGSGGRGRLPDAVINLDMVGEDQDRCASPFVVERPLDLSPSLLGPLAEHYVAGVFAATADHPGSWQPSPFLGFSDHALYADPGIDRPAVQFCHPADRFNHSAGDAPDKVSPVEMLRSTAAAAALAQTLAGGGPDEAEVRRIVDRWCERERTRGRAVASGHGSPWAQRYLTRVEAGCDLLTALAAGDTERPAAPPSPSANGPAIARDWSGPLNLRAMMADLSPGTRGGLAELIAADKHCLSMLFHFAVRANGRRTRHEIVDDASLALEREIEPAVSGRLFDALLESGWVRAVGA, from the coding sequence ATGACTAACAGCCTCCTGCAGCACTGCCTCCGCCTGGTTCCCACCGACGAAGTGATCCGCCACGTCGAGCAGATCTGCCGCTACGACCGCTACCAGGGCTCGACCGGGCTGGAGCAGGCGGCGCAGCTCGTCGCCGAGGCCGCGACCGCAGCCGGCCTGACGGACGTCAGGATCGACCGCTTTCCGGCGGACGGCACAGCTCAGTGGTGGAGCTGGCGCGCTCCGGTCTCGTGGACCCCGGTCGCGGCGGTGCTCGACGTGTACGACGGCCCTGACCGTGTCATCCGAATCGACCATGCCGAGCAGCCCTTCTCCGTCGCCACCTACTCGGCGCCCACCTCGGCCGGCGGCTGCGATGCCGGGCTGGTACGGGTCGGTCCGTCGACCGACGGCCTGGAGCTGAAGGGGGCGCTGGCCGTTGTCGAGCGGTCCTGCTTCGGCCGGGCCCACCTGCTGGAGGAGCTCTCGGCCGCCGGTGCCGTGGGCTTCGTCACCGACGCCCCCTGGAAGGGGACGCCGGACGCGGTCCACACCGGGCGGATCGAGCTGCCGCCCGACAGCATCCTGTCCGCCTTCAGCGTGACCCCAGCGCAGCTGGACCGCATCGCCACGGCGGCGGACCATGGCGGTCGGGCCCGGATGACCGTCGAGGTCGACCGTTCGGCAGCGATGCCGGTGGTGTCCGGTGTGCTACCCGGCACGGACGCCAGCGCGGGGGAGATCTGGCTCACCGGCCACCTGTGCCATCCGCGCCCGGGGGCCAACGACAACGCCTCGGGGGTGGCGGCCCTGCTCGGCGTCGCCGCCGCTCTGAGCGCGGGCCGCAGGGCCGTGGCCGGGTTCGGCACGCGCGGCTCGATCCGGTTCTTCTGGGGCCCGGAGTTCCTGGGTCAGGCCGCAGTGCTGCACCAGTACGTCGGCTCCGGCGGCCGTGGCCGACTCCCCGACGCAGTGATCAACCTGGACATGGTGGGCGAGGACCAGGACCGCTGCGCCTCGCCCTTCGTCGTCGAGCGTCCGCTGGACCTGAGCCCCTCGCTGCTGGGGCCCCTCGCGGAGCACTATGTCGCGGGGGTGTTCGCTGCCACCGCCGACCACCCGGGGAGCTGGCAGCCGTCGCCCTTCCTCGGCTTCTCCGACCACGCCCTCTACGCCGATCCGGGAATCGACCGTCCGGCGGTCCAGTTCTGCCATCCCGCCGACCGGTTCAACCACTCGGCGGGTGACGCACCGGACAAGGTGTCACCGGTCGAGATGCTGCGCTCCACGGCTGCGGCGGCGGCGCTGGCGCAGACCCTCGCGGGGGGCGGTCCGGACGAAGCCGAAGTCCGCCGGATCGTCGATCGCTGGTGCGAGCGGGAGCGGACCAGGGGCCGCGCTGTGGCCTCCGGCCACGGGAGTCCCTGGGCGCAGCGGTATCTGACCCGGGTCGAGGCCGGCTGCGACCTGCTGACCGCACTGGCAGCCGGGGACACCGAGCGGCCCGCGGCCCCGCCGTCACCGTCGGCGAACGGGCCGGCCATCGCGCGGGACTGGTCGGGCCCGCTCAACCTCCGGGCGATGATGGCGGACCTGTCGCCGGGCACCCGTGGGGGACTGGCCGAACTGATCGCCGCGGACAAGCACTGCCTGTCGATGCTCTTCCACTTCGCCGTCAGGGCGAACGGCCGCCGCACGCGCCATGAGATCGTGGATGACGCGTCCCTCGCCCTGGAACGCGAGATCGAGCCGGCTGTCTCCGGCAGGCTCTTCGACGCGCTGCTGGAGTCCGGATGGGTGCGCGCGGTCGGGGCGTGA
- a CDS encoding helix-turn-helix transcriptional regulator codes for MIRLHVDDDSLQTTRLAFSPLWETIGSLGILARYRGATPSPYTNWARRVRDGMPAEFTRDLVDALRRPEPPLFPSGFVPVPDPARTTIEAELQHMRERHTGSAGANRRIALLERYWEWAIAPHWTSIRSSLEEEILFRGRTLAVGGVDAMLAELGGRVSWTPPYLTAPYHRDLDTGLNRTRLLLVPTVFAGGLRLFMEEDGVVAMSYQARATGYFHALTAPVRDSVAEDRLALLLGKGRAQVVRALEVPTTTTALADALGVAKSTVSQHLTVLNDAGIVWKQRLGGRVFYQLDSAGLALLRQLGL; via the coding sequence GTGATACGGCTCCATGTCGACGACGACAGTCTGCAGACCACGCGGCTCGCCTTCAGCCCGCTGTGGGAGACCATCGGCAGCCTCGGCATCCTCGCCCGCTACCGGGGCGCGACACCGTCGCCGTACACCAACTGGGCCCGCAGGGTCCGTGACGGGATGCCCGCCGAGTTCACCCGAGACCTGGTGGACGCCCTGCGGCGGCCCGAACCGCCGCTGTTCCCGTCCGGCTTCGTGCCCGTCCCCGACCCGGCCCGCACCACCATCGAGGCGGAGCTGCAGCACATGCGGGAGCGGCACACCGGCTCGGCCGGGGCGAACCGGCGCATCGCGCTGCTGGAGCGCTACTGGGAGTGGGCGATCGCCCCGCACTGGACCTCGATCCGCTCCTCGCTGGAGGAGGAGATCCTGTTCCGCGGCCGTACCCTGGCCGTCGGCGGAGTGGACGCGATGCTGGCCGAGCTGGGCGGCCGTGTCTCGTGGACGCCGCCGTACCTGACCGCGCCCTACCACCGCGATCTGGACACCGGCCTGAATCGCACGAGACTCCTCCTGGTGCCCACGGTGTTCGCCGGCGGTCTGCGGCTGTTCATGGAGGAGGACGGCGTCGTAGCCATGTCCTACCAGGCCCGTGCCACCGGCTACTTCCATGCGCTGACCGCTCCGGTCCGGGATTCCGTGGCGGAGGACCGGCTCGCCCTTCTGCTGGGCAAGGGGCGGGCTCAGGTGGTGCGCGCTCTGGAAGTGCCGACGACGACCACCGCGCTGGCGGACGCGCTGGGCGTGGCGAAGAGCACCGTCTCCCAGCACCTGACCGTACTCAACGATGCCGGGATCGTCTGGAAGCAGCGCCTGGGCGGGCGGGTCTTCTACCAACTCGACTCGGCAGGGCTGGCCTTGCTGAGGCAGCTGGGGCTGTGA
- a CDS encoding AAA domain-containing protein, translating into MAEQQHSEPAAELLTAVRAEITACRRDASRDSEKIVLHAGRRVRGGERAEYLFACRSWRDSFNGKSLLVRLERSEQPWAVAEAARLPDGTVRVLTAVDLGPAPASALLREDDASTWVVLAERLEAAGQSGSPVDAAMAGLVLGLGSPTLGQAANPAQLIAGWNQLQLNPAQRTAVERALGSNVLFLWGPPGTGKTDVVSHIAEGCYRQGLNLLFLAPTHVAVDQALERMCDLLQGEPGFADGLVQRSGEIAVASLEQKYGGQVDPVRIAGRLGEQIDAALATARARMDEVRADLRMHDRVAELTEALTAAWKRNSDALTTLENATRALLQLDADAANLRVKIGEIGTPSGLMANRKTVRLQELQGQLAATVQVQSGIWYQQQGAQKEEETTTALINDLGPQLTALQSSVAGLQPRARLAEQADALQQELDELDRQRRGLADAVRARCRVKGATVAKAVQSRKLLDRVDVVILDEAGMVDLPSAWYVAGLAGKRLVLAGDFRQLPAITKGGQDPKATEPERAHSRQWAERDAFHAAGLVAAAGSARLEDRRLVGLNTQYRMDSSICGLVNTVAYPDAPLRTGRGDGSRLPPSALLDGPLVLVDTSSRRITGRDHKSNTVHEAVIHQLVRGLQYDAVLPGRNWTDLPPNERPADRLAVIAPYRDQVRALNSSLGHRFGEEYEGLVDTVHRFQGSQRPLVVIDTVAGAGTKPGFFYEGTGLSSQTCRLLNVALSRAQDHVVVVADVEHLRAHLAPHSEVVRMLDHLEQHAVRLPIDQLVPIRSASDLGRLSEEELARPAFFPADEVGRAVAWDLHQARKSIEVYCAFLDRDPVHYWSGPFRKLAARGVQVTVFTRKQDKPWKARLVEDLRTAGCRVEQRERMHEKVLIVDESVLWHGSLNLLSNSGPTDLMMRITDTSACRRVRRIIDRARPERPTRPQSTTATTDSDPVPTGSPRAVPAPPAGSAAEAPGPRAAADRPAPGVEINGRLYLNVPFAQKDEAKRELRAEWDRQNKLWWVTPDKRRAAHRWLPPTA; encoded by the coding sequence ATGGCAGAGCAGCAGCATTCTGAGCCGGCGGCGGAGCTGCTGACGGCGGTGCGTGCGGAGATCACAGCCTGCCGTCGGGACGCGAGCAGGGACTCGGAAAAGATCGTCCTGCACGCTGGCCGCCGTGTCCGCGGTGGGGAACGTGCCGAGTACCTCTTCGCCTGTCGGTCGTGGCGGGACTCTTTCAACGGCAAGTCGCTGCTGGTGCGTCTAGAGCGGTCCGAGCAGCCATGGGCGGTGGCCGAGGCGGCTCGACTGCCGGACGGCACAGTTCGGGTCCTGACGGCTGTAGATCTCGGTCCGGCTCCAGCCTCGGCACTGCTGCGGGAGGACGACGCCTCGACGTGGGTGGTGCTGGCTGAGCGTCTTGAGGCGGCGGGACAGTCTGGCAGTCCGGTCGATGCCGCCATGGCCGGCTTGGTGTTGGGTCTGGGCAGCCCGACTCTGGGCCAGGCGGCCAACCCGGCCCAGCTGATCGCCGGGTGGAACCAACTCCAGCTGAACCCGGCCCAGCGCACCGCGGTGGAGCGGGCACTCGGCAGCAACGTGCTGTTCCTGTGGGGGCCGCCGGGGACGGGCAAGACGGACGTGGTCTCCCACATCGCGGAGGGCTGCTACCGCCAGGGGCTGAACCTGCTGTTCCTGGCGCCGACGCACGTCGCGGTGGACCAGGCACTGGAGCGGATGTGCGACCTGCTCCAGGGCGAGCCGGGCTTCGCTGACGGGCTGGTGCAACGTTCCGGGGAGATCGCGGTGGCGAGCCTGGAGCAGAAGTACGGCGGGCAGGTCGACCCAGTGAGAATCGCCGGACGGCTGGGAGAGCAGATCGACGCAGCGCTGGCCACGGCCAGGGCCCGGATGGACGAGGTGCGGGCCGACCTGCGGATGCACGACCGGGTCGCTGAGCTCACCGAGGCCCTCACCGCAGCATGGAAGCGAAACTCCGACGCGCTCACCACCTTGGAGAACGCGACCCGGGCCCTGCTGCAACTCGACGCGGACGCCGCCAACCTGCGCGTCAAGATCGGCGAAATCGGGACGCCGTCGGGCCTGATGGCGAACCGCAAGACCGTGCGACTGCAGGAGCTCCAAGGGCAGTTGGCTGCCACCGTCCAGGTCCAGTCCGGAATCTGGTACCAGCAGCAGGGAGCACAGAAGGAGGAGGAAACCACTACCGCCTTGATCAATGACCTCGGCCCGCAGCTCACGGCGCTGCAGTCGAGCGTGGCCGGGCTACAACCGCGAGCGCGCCTGGCCGAGCAGGCCGACGCGCTCCAGCAGGAGCTGGACGAGTTGGACCGTCAGCGCCGCGGCCTGGCCGACGCGGTGCGCGCCCGGTGCCGGGTCAAGGGCGCCACCGTCGCGAAGGCCGTGCAGTCGCGCAAGCTTTTGGACCGGGTAGACGTTGTCATCCTCGACGAGGCCGGGATGGTCGACCTCCCCTCCGCCTGGTATGTGGCCGGTCTCGCCGGCAAGCGCCTGGTACTGGCCGGAGACTTTCGCCAGCTGCCCGCGATCACCAAGGGCGGCCAGGATCCCAAGGCCACCGAGCCCGAACGCGCGCACTCGCGCCAATGGGCCGAACGCGACGCCTTCCACGCGGCCGGACTGGTCGCCGCCGCCGGCTCGGCACGCCTGGAGGATCGCCGACTGGTGGGTTTGAACACCCAGTACCGCATGGACTCCTCGATCTGCGGCCTGGTGAACACCGTCGCCTACCCCGACGCGCCACTGCGCACCGGACGAGGGGATGGCTCACGGCTGCCTCCGTCAGCGCTGCTGGACGGGCCGCTGGTTCTGGTCGACACTTCCTCGCGGCGGATCACGGGCCGCGACCACAAGTCCAACACCGTCCATGAGGCGGTTATCCACCAGCTCGTACGAGGGCTCCAGTACGACGCGGTCCTGCCAGGCAGGAACTGGACCGACCTGCCGCCCAATGAGCGGCCCGCCGACCGCCTGGCCGTCATCGCGCCCTACCGGGACCAGGTCAGAGCGCTCAATTCCAGCCTCGGGCATCGCTTCGGGGAGGAGTACGAGGGCCTGGTCGACACTGTCCACCGCTTCCAGGGCAGCCAACGGCCGCTGGTCGTCATCGACACCGTCGCCGGGGCCGGGACGAAGCCGGGGTTCTTCTACGAGGGCACGGGGCTGTCCTCGCAGACCTGCCGCCTGTTGAACGTGGCCCTCAGCCGCGCCCAGGACCACGTGGTTGTGGTCGCCGACGTGGAACACCTGCGTGCGCACCTGGCCCCGCACAGCGAGGTCGTGCGGATGCTGGACCACCTCGAGCAGCACGCCGTCCGCCTGCCCATCGACCAGCTCGTGCCTATCCGCAGTGCCTCTGACCTGGGCAGGCTATCGGAGGAGGAGTTGGCACGGCCGGCGTTCTTTCCCGCAGACGAGGTAGGGCGCGCCGTCGCCTGGGATCTGCACCAGGCCAGAAAGTCCATCGAGGTCTACTGCGCCTTCCTCGACCGCGATCCGGTCCACTATTGGAGCGGTCCGTTCCGCAAACTTGCCGCGCGTGGCGTCCAGGTCACGGTGTTCACTCGGAAGCAGGACAAGCCCTGGAAGGCGCGGCTGGTTGAGGACCTGCGTACTGCGGGTTGCAGGGTCGAGCAGCGCGAGCGGATGCACGAGAAGGTACTCATCGTCGACGAGTCCGTGCTGTGGCACGGATCCCTCAACCTGCTGAGCAACTCCGGGCCGACCGACCTGATGATGCGCATCACCGACACGTCGGCCTGTCGGCGGGTTCGCCGAATCATCGACCGGGCCCGCCCGGAGCGACCTACCCGGCCCCAGAGCACCACTGCGACAACTGACAGCGATCCGGTGCCCACAGGATCACCGCGTGCCGTACCAGCGCCGCCCGCCGGCTCGGCTGCCGAGGCGCCGGGACCCCGAGCGGCGGCCGATCGACCCGCGCCGGGCGTAGAGATCAACGGTCGGTTGTACCTCAACGTCCCCTTTGCCCAGAAAGACGAAGCCAAGCGCGAACTGCGGGCGGAGTGGGACAGGCAGAACAAGCTGTGGTGGGTGACTCCGGACAAACGCAGAGCCGCCCACCGCTGGCTTCCTCCAACAGCGTAA
- the drmC gene encoding DISARM system phospholipase D-like protein DrmC, with protein sequence MSGHGSSEAVLSLPEVLSGLVAALPETYLTALVNVLPSIAGPDGSAQARLTAAHPGAGLSPRIALLLAAWRTAVPQPSGAALALALEAASNRYEQDIAAHHVDIVVSGPVSDAVPIRLTASVAIEVIRAATRTLLVTSYTAFGVQEIVSEIEAAANRGVSVDLVLETARASGGRLHGASDGRSAFQDLRFHPDVHLWQWASSERRGSGGRHGSMHAKVIAADRTTALLGSANLTDNAYNDNLEIGAVVRDPAAVAGLVDHFAALMHAADAPLIRLPWIPPPAS encoded by the coding sequence ATGAGCGGCCATGGCAGCTCCGAGGCCGTGCTCAGTCTCCCCGAGGTACTCTCCGGGCTCGTCGCCGCGCTCCCGGAGACCTACCTCACGGCCTTGGTCAACGTCCTGCCCTCAATAGCCGGACCGGATGGAAGCGCCCAGGCCCGGCTCACCGCCGCACACCCGGGCGCGGGACTCAGTCCGCGTATCGCACTACTACTGGCCGCGTGGAGAACAGCTGTTCCACAACCATCGGGTGCTGCACTGGCTCTGGCCCTTGAAGCCGCCAGCAACCGATACGAGCAGGACATCGCCGCTCACCACGTGGACATCGTCGTCTCCGGACCCGTGAGTGACGCAGTACCGATCAGGCTCACCGCCTCCGTCGCGATCGAGGTCATCCGGGCTGCCACTCGCACGCTCCTGGTGACCAGTTACACCGCGTTCGGCGTCCAGGAGATCGTCAGTGAGATTGAGGCGGCCGCGAACCGCGGCGTCAGCGTGGACCTGGTCCTGGAGACCGCCCGTGCCTCCGGTGGCAGGCTGCACGGGGCCAGCGACGGCCGCTCCGCGTTTCAGGACCTGCGCTTCCACCCGGATGTCCACCTGTGGCAATGGGCCAGCAGCGAGCGCCGCGGCTCCGGTGGCAGGCACGGCAGTATGCACGCCAAGGTCATCGCCGCCGACCGGACCACCGCCCTGCTCGGCAGCGCGAACCTCACCGACAACGCCTACAACGACAATTTGGAGATCGGTGCCGTCGTCCGCGATCCAGCTGCCGTCGCCGGCCTGGTCGACCACTTCGCGGCACTGATGCACGCAGCAGACGCGCCACTGATCCGCCTGCCCTGGATCCCACCGCCAGCTTCATAG
- the drmB gene encoding DUF1998 domain-containing protein: MTSAVNTARPASDLRVGELRPSQLLHTYGVGAVADLPNLSVMILGLDDWELEQAAIVPEERLLAAVRTKLGPQVQHLRMPPYTPEDPNDFSGAWSRIGVPVAVFPGWLRCTDNRCNRLSPADSGLFHLLPNSFAPDQTRFVHSCRDTGRRRPTAVPARFVSACPAGHVDDFPWMYFVHRGAPYGNDHTLKLVERGTTGEAANIFVECSCDVNARSMAEAIGIRSEQVLPACRGRHPHLGTFEPCTEQTRTMALGATNGWFAMQLRVFSLPHADNPVDSAVAEHWAGLQILAQLPRETARLVLPTQVMWPQLERFGADEVLDAMARRQSEGPSGAAVADDALDIAGPEWNAFTGTPQNHPDFSVSNEPVPAPHHGWLTQVRLVKRLREVSALYGFSRIDAPEWGSATSGGMASEENRAPLSAAAPFWVPCAETRGEGIFLRFDERRLATWEQDPNVIRRTRTLMKAHEKWCDQRRTDAPWPGIRYLLLHTFSHVLIREFALECGYGASGIGERIYAREGADPMAGILLYTAAPDSEGTLGGLVSLGERNRLGTLIDQALEAARLCGSDPLCADHDPAAHGRLHGAACHACLFAAETSCERGNHFLDRELLVETFSGRPGGFFATPA; the protein is encoded by the coding sequence GTGACCAGCGCCGTAAACACAGCGCGTCCGGCAAGCGACCTGCGGGTCGGGGAGCTGAGGCCCAGTCAGCTGCTGCACACCTACGGCGTCGGCGCGGTCGCAGACCTGCCGAACCTCTCGGTGATGATCCTCGGGCTGGATGACTGGGAGCTGGAGCAGGCGGCGATCGTGCCCGAGGAGCGGTTGCTCGCGGCTGTGCGCACCAAGCTCGGTCCCCAGGTCCAGCACCTGCGAATGCCGCCCTACACGCCGGAGGACCCGAACGACTTCAGCGGTGCCTGGTCCCGGATCGGTGTCCCGGTCGCGGTGTTCCCGGGCTGGCTGCGTTGCACCGACAACCGGTGCAACCGGCTCTCACCGGCCGACTCCGGGCTCTTCCACTTGCTGCCCAACAGCTTTGCGCCGGACCAGACCCGGTTCGTTCACTCCTGTCGCGATACCGGTCGCAGGCGGCCGACCGCGGTGCCGGCCAGGTTCGTCTCCGCCTGCCCGGCCGGCCATGTGGACGACTTTCCATGGATGTACTTCGTCCACCGTGGCGCACCCTACGGGAACGACCACACTCTGAAGCTGGTAGAGCGCGGTACCACCGGTGAGGCCGCCAACATCTTCGTCGAATGCTCTTGCGATGTGAACGCCCGGTCCATGGCCGAGGCCATCGGCATCCGCAGCGAGCAGGTACTCCCGGCCTGCCGGGGCCGCCACCCGCACCTGGGGACCTTTGAGCCCTGCACCGAGCAGACCCGGACCATGGCGCTGGGTGCGACCAACGGCTGGTTCGCCATGCAGCTGAGGGTCTTCTCCCTCCCGCACGCCGACAACCCGGTGGACAGTGCCGTCGCCGAGCACTGGGCAGGGCTGCAGATACTGGCGCAGCTGCCGCGCGAGACCGCGCGGTTGGTCCTGCCGACCCAGGTGATGTGGCCGCAGTTGGAACGCTTCGGCGCCGACGAGGTCCTGGACGCGATGGCCCGACGCCAGAGTGAAGGACCCTCCGGCGCAGCCGTGGCCGACGACGCACTCGATATCGCCGGGCCGGAATGGAACGCCTTCACCGGCACCCCCCAGAACCACCCCGACTTCAGCGTCAGTAACGAACCCGTCCCGGCCCCGCACCACGGCTGGCTGACCCAGGTGCGGCTCGTGAAGCGCCTGCGCGAGGTCTCCGCGCTGTACGGGTTCAGCCGGATCGACGCCCCCGAGTGGGGTTCTGCGACCAGCGGAGGCATGGCCTCGGAGGAGAACCGCGCACCCCTGTCCGCAGCGGCGCCGTTCTGGGTCCCGTGCGCGGAGACGCGCGGCGAGGGGATTTTCCTTCGATTCGATGAGAGACGGCTCGCTACTTGGGAGCAGGACCCGAATGTCATCCGGCGCACCCGGACGCTGATGAAGGCCCACGAGAAGTGGTGCGACCAGCGCCGTACCGACGCGCCCTGGCCGGGCATCCGCTATCTGCTGTTGCACACCTTCTCCCACGTCCTGATCCGGGAGTTCGCTCTCGAGTGCGGGTACGGTGCCTCCGGCATCGGCGAGCGGATCTACGCGCGCGAGGGCGCCGATCCGATGGCCGGGATTCTGCTCTACACCGCCGCCCCCGACAGCGAGGGCACGCTCGGCGGCCTGGTGAGCCTCGGCGAGAGGAACCGCCTCGGCACGTTGATCGACCAGGCGCTCGAAGCTGCCCGGTTGTGCGGCTCGGACCCGCTGTGCGCCGACCACGACCCGGCCGCCCATGGCCGCCTGCACGGTGCCGCTTGCCATGCCTGCTTGTTCGCCGCTGAGACCTCCTGCGAGCGGGGCAACCACTTCCTGGACCGCGAACTGCTCGTGGAGACGTTCAGCGGTCGGCCGGGCGGATTCTTCGCGACCCCGGCATGA